One window from the genome of Comamonas sp. lk encodes:
- a CDS encoding 3-hydroxyacyl-CoA dehydrogenase NAD-binding domain-containing protein yields the protein MEQTNFNAPKHFFRPSRSHAVVVGGGTMGADVAVVLCRGGCKTTVVESNAERGAQVPELVQNGLTQLGAVQHQDKLSVVASLNDIDWSTVDLVIECIPERLDIKQTLFAQLEQHARKDALLASNSSSFPITAIAEGLQTPDRMVGLHFFMPAHLTPLVEVVCGESTSTECAQNLYSFMRQCGMVPVLVKKDLPGFLANRLQHALAREAFSLIDAGVASPEDVDAAVRFGFGFRFLAAGPVLQRDHAGLEVHCAAGATMYPSLAANKEPSQCLSQKVVEGKFGMKTGEGFFKWTPETIAKEKQRYQKILLAGLEILKSELPPVGDAVEQ from the coding sequence TTGGAGCAGACAAATTTCAATGCACCTAAGCACTTCTTTCGCCCTTCCCGCTCTCATGCCGTTGTGGTTGGTGGTGGCACTATGGGTGCAGACGTTGCCGTCGTACTGTGCCGCGGCGGATGCAAGACAACCGTTGTTGAGTCCAACGCTGAACGGGGAGCCCAAGTTCCCGAACTGGTTCAAAACGGCCTGACTCAGCTAGGGGCTGTGCAACACCAAGACAAGTTATCCGTTGTCGCTTCTTTGAACGATATCGACTGGAGCACAGTGGACCTTGTCATCGAGTGCATTCCTGAGCGGCTGGATATCAAGCAAACACTATTCGCTCAGCTGGAGCAACATGCTCGCAAGGACGCTTTGTTGGCCAGCAATAGCTCCAGTTTCCCTATCACTGCAATTGCTGAAGGTCTGCAAACTCCAGATCGTATGGTGGGCCTGCACTTCTTCATGCCAGCGCACCTGACACCACTCGTGGAGGTGGTGTGCGGTGAATCGACCAGTACAGAATGCGCTCAAAACCTGTACTCGTTCATGCGCCAGTGCGGCATGGTCCCTGTGCTGGTCAAGAAGGACTTACCTGGTTTCCTGGCAAATCGTCTCCAGCACGCGCTGGCACGCGAAGCCTTCTCATTAATTGATGCTGGAGTGGCCTCGCCTGAAGATGTAGATGCCGCCGTACGTTTTGGTTTTGGCTTTCGCTTTCTGGCGGCTGGACCTGTACTACAACGGGATCACGCGGGTCTTGAGGTGCACTGCGCCGCAGGCGCAACCATGTACCCCTCACTTGCGGCAAACAAAGAGCCGAGCCAATGCCTGTCGCAAAAAGTAGTTGAAGGCAAATTCGGTATGAAAACTGGCGAAGGCTTCTTCAAGTGGACGCCTGAGACTATTGCCAAAGAGAAGCAACGCTATCAAAAGATTTTGCTTGCTGGCCTCGAAATCCTCAAAAGCGAACTGCCTCCAGTCGGCGACGCTGTTGAGCAATAA
- a CDS encoding tripartite tricarboxylate transporter substrate binding protein, with product MTPSNHKTHSASRPTLPAISATVLLAFAAIGTSQAQTDYPNKPVRLVVPYAPGGATDVIGRVLAKQLSDSLGQQFVVDNRAGAGGSLGAGQVAKSTADGYTLLMGAFTSHTINAALTPAVTPFDIHKSFSHISVVGTVPLVFVVNPNVQAKSVKDLIALAKAKPDGITFASAGNGSPQHLAIEMFKRQAQVDVVHVPYKGSGPALSDLLGGQVDAMIDTVPAAQSQIKAGKLRALATTTKERVPSVSDIPTVVDAGLPEMQVSSMFALSAPAGTPDAVIQKVNKALKTILSKQDVKDSMLAQGAIATYSTSDETSKIINAEYAKWAKLIKDSNIKAE from the coding sequence ATGACACCTTCAAATCACAAAACTCACAGCGCTAGTCGCCCAACCTTGCCGGCCATCTCTGCGACAGTGCTGCTCGCATTTGCCGCCATCGGCACTTCTCAGGCGCAAACTGACTACCCCAACAAGCCTGTGCGACTTGTTGTTCCCTACGCGCCAGGCGGCGCGACTGATGTCATCGGCCGCGTGCTGGCTAAACAACTGTCTGACTCCTTGGGCCAGCAGTTCGTTGTCGACAACCGTGCCGGTGCAGGTGGCAGTCTTGGTGCAGGACAAGTTGCCAAATCAACTGCGGATGGCTACACCCTGCTAATGGGTGCGTTCACAAGTCACACCATCAATGCAGCGCTGACGCCCGCAGTGACGCCCTTCGATATTCATAAGAGCTTTTCTCATATCTCGGTAGTGGGTACCGTCCCGCTCGTCTTTGTCGTCAATCCAAACGTTCAGGCCAAATCCGTTAAGGATCTGATTGCGCTTGCAAAGGCCAAACCTGACGGCATCACCTTTGCGTCAGCGGGTAACGGCTCGCCTCAGCACCTCGCTATTGAGATGTTCAAGCGCCAGGCACAGGTTGATGTAGTTCATGTTCCATATAAAGGAAGCGGACCAGCCCTATCCGACCTGTTGGGCGGACAGGTCGACGCAATGATTGATACGGTACCTGCGGCACAAAGTCAGATTAAGGCTGGCAAGCTCAGGGCGTTGGCTACAACAACCAAGGAGCGCGTACCTTCTGTCTCAGACATCCCGACTGTGGTGGATGCAGGTCTTCCAGAAATGCAGGTTAGCTCCATGTTTGCGCTGTCGGCCCCTGCAGGCACCCCGGATGCTGTCATTCAGAAGGTCAATAAAGCGCTGAAGACCATCCTCTCGAAACAAGACGTCAAGGACTCCATGCTGGCTCAAGGAGCCATTGCCACTTACAGCACATCTGATGAAACCTCCAAGATCATCAACGCCGAATATGCCAAATGGGCCAAGCTGATTAAAGACAGCAACATTAAGGCTGAGTAA
- a CDS encoding LysR family transcriptional regulator, translated as MLVEPNLSTKDLRAVIALSQTRSFGQAALQVHLSQSALSALIARVESQIGARLFERTTRAVELTDAGQIFIIHAQELLRDTQRALRAVSDSIQLKTGSVTVAALPSLAASLVPKVFAEFSRLHPAVRLSLLDTLSGPAFDLVRDGKVDFALTAADPKQEDLAYEQLTTDEFLLICPEGHPLCSKQPPISLENTLDYPHVSMSGSASVRQYIDADLLSKGLRFTPVFEVDHIATIGALVSEGLGISALPETAISLLKAERLAHIPLSAPGIQRPLGIVTRRHASPSLAAQELSQMLKTSLSMLLKR; from the coding sequence ATGTTGGTGGAACCCAACCTATCAACCAAAGACCTGAGAGCCGTGATTGCTCTAAGCCAAACCAGAAGCTTTGGCCAGGCTGCACTTCAAGTGCATCTTTCGCAATCTGCGCTGTCCGCCTTGATTGCACGCGTTGAATCTCAAATTGGAGCACGCCTCTTTGAACGAACAACCCGCGCAGTTGAGCTTACTGACGCCGGACAGATTTTCATCATTCATGCGCAGGAGTTGTTGCGCGACACTCAGCGAGCATTGCGTGCTGTATCAGACTCCATCCAGCTGAAAACGGGGTCCGTCACCGTAGCCGCACTTCCCTCTCTTGCTGCATCTCTGGTACCCAAGGTATTTGCTGAATTTTCGAGATTGCATCCAGCAGTACGCCTCTCATTGCTCGATACTTTGTCAGGGCCTGCGTTTGATCTGGTGCGAGATGGGAAAGTGGACTTCGCGCTCACAGCAGCAGACCCAAAACAAGAAGATCTGGCATATGAACAACTCACCACGGATGAGTTTTTACTGATTTGCCCTGAAGGTCACCCTCTTTGTTCAAAGCAGCCGCCGATCTCCCTCGAAAACACACTCGACTACCCACACGTTTCTATGTCCGGCTCAGCGAGCGTGCGTCAATACATCGATGCTGATCTGCTCAGCAAAGGATTGCGATTCACCCCCGTTTTCGAGGTTGATCACATTGCGACCATAGGCGCACTGGTGAGCGAGGGACTAGGTATCAGCGCGTTGCCTGAAACAGCGATCTCTTTGCTAAAGGCAGAACGGCTCGCACACATCCCTTTATCAGCTCCCGGTATTCAACGCCCTCTGGGTATCGTGACCCGCAGACATGCATCTCCAAGCCTTGCTGCACAAGAATTGAGCCAAATGCTTAAAACCAGTCTGTCAATGCTCCTGAAGCGCTGA
- a CDS encoding DUF1329 domain-containing protein, translating into MSFRTLLAFAVTATMAGVASAKATPEEIEKLGKSLTCVGAEKAGTASGVPEYTGKWLGTPPGIQYTPHVGQHPVDPYANEKPLFSITAENLAKYAAQLSDGQKAMFERYPKTFRIPVYQGHRDFRYPDYVCASVKKNAQDAVLSADGMGVENAVKGGIPFPFPKNGNELGFNNLFNARAFTEQTLRDNAYVLLDGSAVFGRAENRSMSLVNSPDVAGKPLEGAMAQGMNAIKLPEREKGGVSVNMEPVNFGKDKRLGWSYDPGTRRVRQIPEYGFDQPMGGGVGAKMTIDSDRLFNGSPIRYNWKNLGKKEIFVPANAYKIHANTVKYADLLKPGHANPDFMRYELRRVWVLEATLKEGYRHLYGKRVLFIDEDTGQAVMSDYYDARGQLWQHAFINYYYAFDASAWHAGSSFYHDLNAGGYVAYNLFQERPKGPILNKGDMNPSMFTPEAARNAGT; encoded by the coding sequence ATGAGCTTTCGTACACTGCTGGCCTTTGCCGTGACGGCCACCATGGCGGGCGTGGCCTCTGCCAAGGCTACTCCCGAAGAAATTGAAAAGCTGGGCAAATCGCTGACTTGCGTGGGTGCCGAAAAGGCAGGAACGGCCAGCGGCGTTCCCGAGTACACCGGCAAATGGCTGGGTACTCCCCCGGGCATTCAGTACACCCCGCATGTGGGCCAGCACCCGGTGGACCCTTATGCCAATGAAAAGCCGCTGTTCTCAATCACGGCAGAGAACCTGGCCAAATACGCCGCTCAACTGAGCGACGGCCAGAAGGCCATGTTTGAGCGTTATCCCAAGACTTTCCGCATTCCGGTCTATCAAGGTCACCGTGACTTCCGCTATCCGGATTATGTCTGCGCATCCGTCAAGAAAAATGCCCAGGATGCCGTGCTGAGTGCCGACGGAATGGGCGTGGAAAATGCGGTCAAAGGCGGCATTCCCTTCCCATTCCCCAAGAACGGGAACGAGCTGGGCTTCAATAATCTGTTTAATGCCCGCGCGTTTACCGAGCAGACCCTGCGTGACAACGCCTATGTGCTGCTGGATGGCTCTGCCGTCTTTGGCCGCGCCGAAAACCGCAGCATGAGCCTGGTGAACTCGCCCGACGTGGCCGGCAAGCCGCTGGAAGGTGCCATGGCCCAGGGCATGAACGCCATCAAGCTCCCCGAACGTGAGAAAGGCGGGGTCAGCGTGAACATGGAGCCAGTCAACTTCGGCAAGGACAAGCGTCTGGGCTGGAGCTATGACCCCGGCACCCGCCGCGTGCGCCAGATTCCCGAGTACGGCTTTGACCAACCCATGGGCGGCGGTGTGGGTGCCAAGATGACCATCGACTCCGACCGTCTCTTCAACGGCTCACCCATACGCTACAACTGGAAAAACCTGGGCAAAAAGGAAATCTTTGTTCCAGCCAATGCGTACAAGATTCACGCCAACACCGTGAAGTATGCAGACCTGCTCAAGCCCGGCCATGCCAACCCTGACTTCATGCGCTATGAACTGCGTCGCGTCTGGGTGCTGGAAGCCACACTGAAGGAAGGTTATCGCCACCTCTACGGCAAGCGCGTGCTCTTCATCGATGAAGACACAGGTCAAGCAGTGATGAGCGATTACTACGATGCACGCGGTCAACTATGGCAGCATGCCTTCATCAACTACTACTATGCCTTTGATGCCAGTGCATGGCATGCAGGCTCCAGCTTCTATCACGACCTGAATGCTGGCGGCTATGTGGCATACAACTTGTTCCAGGAACGCCCCAAGGGTCCGATTCTGAACAAGGGCGACATGAATCCCTCCATGTTCACACCCGAAGCTGCGCGCAACGCCGGCACCTGA
- a CDS encoding GntR family transcriptional regulator: MPTGVHANERRPSGDGASAIAATLEEDIVLGLLAPKVRLVEDELMERFEAKRHVVREALNQLESAGLVERKRNIGALVKAFSKAEVVHLYEMRELLEAESMRKIPLPLNKDALQQLHRIQAGHDAAIQNQEPRNIFRTNQEFHRLLFAQCGNAFLSQSIEDFARKTHAIRFGALMSRERQLQSQKEHHELLAVLAEGDRERLINLTIAHLVPPRDHYLKAQEMLFA; the protein is encoded by the coding sequence ATGCCGACGGGCGTCCATGCCAATGAGCGCCGTCCTTCCGGGGACGGTGCATCTGCCATTGCAGCGACATTGGAAGAAGATATTGTTCTGGGCCTTCTGGCGCCCAAGGTGCGTCTTGTTGAAGACGAATTGATGGAGAGATTTGAGGCCAAGCGTCACGTTGTGCGTGAGGCTTTGAATCAGCTGGAGAGTGCTGGGCTGGTTGAGCGCAAGCGAAATATCGGCGCTTTGGTGAAGGCTTTCAGCAAGGCTGAAGTCGTTCACCTCTATGAAATGCGCGAGCTGCTCGAAGCTGAGTCGATGCGGAAAATTCCGCTGCCCTTGAACAAGGATGCATTGCAACAGTTGCACAGAATTCAGGCTGGGCACGATGCTGCCATCCAGAATCAGGAGCCGCGCAACATCTTCCGGACCAATCAAGAATTTCATCGGCTTCTGTTTGCCCAATGCGGCAATGCTTTTCTTTCTCAATCCATTGAGGACTTCGCACGCAAAACGCATGCGATTCGCTTTGGTGCCTTGATGTCGAGAGAGCGCCAATTGCAATCTCAGAAGGAACACCATGAGTTGTTGGCGGTTTTGGCTGAAGGTGATCGAGAACGACTGATCAACCTGACCATTGCGCATCTCGTACCTCCAAGAGACCATTACTTGAAGGCACAAGAAATGCTTTTTGCTTGA
- a CDS encoding IlvD/Edd family dehydratase: MTNKPGQQPTIHPEAASSGISKGLTNYGDRGFSLFLRKAFIKGAGYTDKALERPVIGITNTGSSYNPCHGNMPQLMEAVKRGILMAGGLPMDFPTISLHESFSQPTSMYLRNLMSMDTEEMLRAQPMDAVVLIGGCDKTVPAQLMGAASVGLPAVQLVTGSMLTGSHRSERVGACTDCRRYWGKFRAEEIDGEEIADVNNQLVASVGTCSVAGTASTMACIAEALGIGIPGSATPPAVTADRIRIAERSGEVAVQMARAGLTIDKILTPAAFENAMRVLLAMGGSTNAIVHLAAIAGRVGYELDLKALDVMSRNTPVLLDLKPSGDHYMEDFHAAGGMHTLLRELKPLLHLDALTVTGRTLGEELEAAGPGFKQHVVKTLDAPLFPQGGIAVLHGNLAPGGAIIKQSAANPELMEHEGRAVVFENVEDLAARIDLPDLDVNANDVLVLKNIGPKGAAMPEAGYLPIPKKLAAQGVKDMVRVSDGRMSGTAFGTIVLHVTPEAAIGGPLAWVQTGDRIRLSVRDRSIEWLVSDEELALRQNAKPVQVPTADRGYAHLFKKTVLQADRGADFDFLTATERKGSIPRS; the protein is encoded by the coding sequence ATGACGAACAAGCCAGGCCAACAACCAACGATCCATCCAGAAGCTGCCTCTAGCGGTATCTCCAAAGGGCTCACCAACTACGGAGATCGTGGCTTCTCTCTCTTCTTGCGCAAAGCCTTTATCAAGGGCGCTGGCTACACCGACAAGGCTCTTGAGAGGCCGGTCATCGGTATCACGAATACGGGTAGTTCCTACAACCCCTGTCATGGCAACATGCCGCAGTTGATGGAGGCGGTGAAGCGCGGCATCTTGATGGCAGGAGGCCTGCCAATGGACTTTCCGACCATCTCGCTGCACGAGAGCTTTTCTCAGCCGACGAGCATGTACTTGCGTAACCTTATGTCTATGGACACCGAGGAAATGCTGCGTGCTCAGCCAATGGATGCTGTGGTGCTGATTGGTGGATGCGATAAGACCGTGCCTGCGCAACTGATGGGAGCTGCATCGGTGGGCTTGCCTGCGGTCCAGCTGGTTACTGGTTCCATGCTGACGGGGTCCCACCGCAGTGAGCGGGTAGGGGCCTGCACCGACTGCCGTCGCTACTGGGGTAAGTTCCGAGCCGAAGAGATTGATGGTGAAGAAATTGCCGACGTCAATAACCAATTGGTGGCGAGCGTCGGAACATGCTCGGTCGCGGGTACGGCCAGCACCATGGCTTGTATTGCTGAGGCTCTTGGCATCGGCATTCCTGGCAGTGCAACTCCGCCAGCTGTGACAGCCGATCGCATTCGTATTGCAGAGCGCTCTGGGGAAGTTGCGGTACAGATGGCCCGAGCAGGTCTGACGATCGACAAAATCCTGACCCCCGCTGCGTTTGAGAACGCCATGCGTGTTCTGCTGGCAATGGGCGGATCGACCAATGCCATCGTTCATCTGGCCGCCATCGCTGGACGTGTGGGCTATGAACTGGACTTGAAGGCTCTGGATGTGATGAGCCGCAATACTCCCGTGCTGCTTGATCTCAAGCCCTCTGGCGATCACTACATGGAGGATTTCCATGCTGCTGGAGGCATGCATACGCTGCTGCGAGAACTCAAACCTTTGCTGCATCTGGATGCATTGACCGTGACAGGCCGAACTCTGGGTGAGGAGCTGGAAGCGGCAGGCCCGGGTTTCAAACAACATGTCGTGAAGACCTTGGATGCTCCCTTGTTTCCACAGGGTGGAATTGCTGTTTTGCATGGCAACCTCGCTCCGGGTGGCGCCATCATCAAGCAGTCGGCAGCGAACCCAGAGCTCATGGAGCATGAGGGCCGAGCCGTCGTTTTTGAGAATGTTGAAGACCTGGCGGCACGCATTGATTTGCCTGACCTTGACGTCAATGCCAATGACGTGCTCGTTCTTAAAAACATCGGGCCCAAAGGTGCGGCTATGCCTGAGGCCGGTTATCTGCCCATCCCCAAGAAGCTGGCTGCGCAGGGGGTGAAGGACATGGTTCGCGTCTCCGACGGGCGCATGAGTGGAACAGCTTTTGGCACTATCGTTTTGCACGTAACGCCAGAGGCAGCCATTGGCGGGCCCCTGGCATGGGTTCAGACAGGCGACAGAATCCGACTTTCTGTGCGAGACCGCAGCATCGAGTGGCTGGTCAGCGATGAGGAGCTCGCCTTGCGTCAGAATGCCAAGCCAGTTCAAGTGCCTACAGCTGATCGAGGCTATGCGCACTTGTTTAAGAAGACGGTGCTGCAAGCTGACCGTGGTGCCGACTTTGATTTTCTGACCGCCACGGAACGCAAGGGTTCCATTCCAAGGAGTTAA
- a CDS encoding putative Na+/H+ antiporter, whose protein sequence is MFDLPIEWIAASIFALALAHTFAAKQFERLSHRFPRHSGLFHLLGEVEVVFGFWAIVLIVLMALSSGGSSALQYAESRNYTEPLFVFVVMVIAASKPVLATVMLLVNAIARWAPLPTPLASAWLGLAAVPLLGSLVTEPAAMTIAALMLAPQIFRSHVPESLKYLALGVLFVNVSIGGTLTSYAAPPVLMVATTWQWDSAFMFATFGWKAALAVLVNASVATFLLRNHLRPSLPGNEDLPTDVRVPLSVVAVHLLLLAGVVLFAHHPVIFLGLFLMFLGFTQAYDKHQSPLILKEALLVGFFLAGLVVLGGMQQWWLQPIVSSLKPLELFIGAVGLTAITDNAALTYLGSLIAGISDESKYMLVAGAVAGGGLTVIANAPNPAGVALLKRGFADETVSAVGLLLGALGPTAVAVAAFMFL, encoded by the coding sequence ATGTTCGATCTGCCTATCGAATGGATTGCTGCATCCATTTTTGCCCTTGCTCTGGCGCACACTTTTGCTGCCAAACAGTTTGAGCGCCTCTCTCACCGTTTTCCTCGCCACTCTGGCTTGTTCCACCTGCTGGGCGAGGTAGAGGTCGTCTTTGGCTTCTGGGCCATTGTGCTGATCGTGCTGATGGCGCTGTCTTCTGGCGGCAGCAGTGCTTTGCAGTACGCAGAGTCACGCAACTACACGGAGCCACTGTTTGTGTTTGTGGTGATGGTGATTGCGGCCTCCAAACCCGTTCTGGCCACGGTCATGTTGCTGGTGAACGCCATTGCGCGTTGGGCCCCGCTGCCTACGCCGCTGGCATCCGCCTGGTTGGGCCTGGCGGCCGTGCCTTTGCTTGGCTCCCTGGTGACGGAGCCGGCTGCCATGACCATTGCGGCGCTGATGTTGGCGCCCCAGATCTTCCGTTCCCATGTGCCCGAGAGCCTGAAGTATCTGGCCTTGGGCGTGCTCTTTGTGAATGTCTCTATCGGCGGAACGCTGACCTCCTATGCCGCGCCGCCCGTGTTGATGGTGGCGACAACCTGGCAGTGGGACAGTGCTTTCATGTTTGCCACCTTTGGCTGGAAGGCCGCATTGGCCGTGCTGGTCAATGCCAGTGTTGCCACGTTCTTGTTGAGAAACCATCTGCGTCCGAGCTTGCCAGGCAATGAAGACTTGCCCACTGACGTGCGCGTACCGCTGTCGGTCGTAGCCGTTCATCTGCTCTTGCTGGCTGGAGTCGTGCTGTTCGCACACCATCCCGTGATCTTTCTGGGCCTGTTCCTGATGTTTCTGGGTTTCACCCAGGCCTATGACAAGCACCAAAGTCCGCTCATCCTCAAGGAGGCCTTGCTGGTCGGCTTCTTTCTGGCGGGACTGGTCGTTCTGGGCGGCATGCAGCAATGGTGGCTGCAGCCGATTGTGTCGAGCTTGAAGCCTTTGGAACTCTTCATCGGAGCAGTGGGCTTGACCGCCATCACGGACAACGCGGCATTGACCTATCTGGGCTCTTTGATTGCCGGCATCTCCGATGAATCCAAGTACATGCTGGTGGCCGGTGCCGTGGCTGGCGGTGGTCTTACCGTCATCGCCAATGCGCCCAACCCCGCCGGTGTGGCCTTGCTCAAACGAGGCTTTGCGGACGAGACGGTAAGCGCTGTGGGGCTGCTGCTTGGCGCCTTGGGGCCTACGGCCGTTGCGGTGGCGGCATTCATGTTTCTTTGA
- a CDS encoding 3-keto-5-aminohexanoate cleavage protein, with protein sequence MSTPLIITVAPNGAYKTKDQHPNVPLTATDLAQTAKQCLDAGAAMIHMHVRKPDGKHLLDAHAYLEATAAVRKAVGQELVVQITTEAAQVYQPYEQMQVARDVAPEAISVGLREILKPEVPESDIQAFFTWLKNSNVMTQVILYDVADLQAWQRLRANGVIPENKWFLFFVLGRYSAGQTSSPTDLLPFLEADDGSYPWAMCAFGPQENACAIAAASLGGHARVGFENNLFLKNGTQAPNNAALVAQVSQGAAALGRPLATAQDLRSIFLN encoded by the coding sequence ATGAGTACACCTCTCATCATCACTGTCGCACCCAATGGAGCGTACAAGACTAAAGATCAGCATCCAAATGTTCCGCTGACGGCCACCGATTTAGCTCAAACCGCCAAGCAATGTTTGGATGCTGGTGCCGCCATGATTCATATGCATGTGCGCAAGCCAGACGGCAAGCATTTGCTGGATGCCCATGCTTATCTGGAAGCAACTGCCGCTGTCCGCAAGGCTGTGGGACAAGAATTGGTTGTCCAGATCACAACTGAGGCGGCACAGGTCTATCAGCCTTATGAGCAAATGCAAGTCGCACGAGATGTCGCACCTGAAGCGATCTCTGTGGGCTTGCGTGAGATCCTCAAGCCTGAAGTTCCGGAGTCTGACATCCAGGCATTTTTCACCTGGCTGAAAAACAGCAATGTCATGACGCAGGTGATTCTGTACGACGTGGCCGACCTGCAAGCCTGGCAACGTCTGCGCGCAAACGGTGTCATTCCAGAAAACAAATGGTTTTTGTTTTTTGTTCTGGGCCGCTATTCCGCCGGTCAAACCTCATCCCCAACAGACTTGCTGCCTTTTCTTGAAGCCGACGACGGTAGCTATCCCTGGGCCATGTGTGCATTCGGACCTCAGGAGAATGCATGCGCCATTGCTGCAGCCAGCCTTGGGGGGCATGCGCGAGTTGGCTTCGAGAACAACCTGTTTCTCAAGAATGGAACCCAAGCACCCAATAACGCGGCCTTAGTGGCCCAGGTTTCCCAAGGCGCTGCTGCATTGGGCCGGCCGCTCGCGACGGCTCAGGACCTTCGCAGCATTTTTTTGAATTGA